In a single window of the Amycolatopsis sp. cg5 genome:
- a CDS encoding GlxA family transcriptional regulator, giving the protein MERIPRRVVLVGYPDAELLDLACPADVFDAANRLGGQPRYELRTATIDGHGIRCQNGFTLGAQQRLDQVEGGLDTLIISGGLGCEKAAEDVRLLNHVRRLAESTRRVASVCSGAAVLAAAGLLNGCRATTHWIYAARLAERYPAVTVDPVPLFIRHGSMYTAAGVTAGLDLALAFVEEDHGPTLAREVARMLVTYLQRPGNQAQVSMFLSGPPPEHRVVRDLVAHIAEKLDADLGTPALAAHAGISTRQLSRLFEAHLGTTPSKHVRATRTEAAAHLLSTTELPLAAIARRCGFGSTETLRQAFLDHYDTPPSAYRRVHLRHSPA; this is encoded by the coding sequence ATGGAGCGCATTCCCCGCCGCGTGGTGCTCGTCGGCTATCCGGACGCGGAACTGCTCGACCTCGCCTGCCCGGCCGACGTCTTCGACGCGGCGAACCGGCTCGGCGGGCAACCTCGGTACGAACTGCGCACCGCCACCATCGACGGCCACGGCATCCGCTGCCAGAACGGCTTCACCCTAGGCGCACAGCAACGGCTTGACCAGGTCGAAGGCGGTCTCGACACGCTGATCATCTCGGGCGGCCTCGGCTGCGAGAAGGCGGCGGAGGACGTCCGGCTCCTCAATCACGTCCGCCGGCTGGCCGAGAGCACCCGCCGTGTCGCGTCGGTGTGCAGTGGCGCGGCGGTGCTCGCCGCCGCCGGTCTGCTCAACGGCTGCCGCGCGACCACGCACTGGATCTACGCGGCCAGGCTGGCCGAGCGCTATCCGGCGGTGACGGTCGACCCGGTGCCGCTGTTCATCCGCCACGGCTCGATGTACACGGCCGCCGGCGTGACCGCCGGGCTCGACCTGGCGCTGGCGTTCGTCGAAGAGGACCACGGCCCGACGCTCGCCCGCGAGGTCGCCCGCATGCTCGTCACCTACCTGCAGCGACCGGGAAATCAGGCGCAGGTGAGCATGTTCCTCTCCGGCCCGCCCCCGGAGCACCGCGTGGTCCGCGACCTCGTCGCCCACATCGCCGAGAAGCTCGACGCCGACCTCGGCACGCCCGCGCTCGCCGCGCACGCGGGCATCAGCACCCGCCAGCTCAGCCGGCTGTTCGAGGCGCACCTCGGCACCACACCGAGCAAGCACGTCCGCGCGACGCGCACCGAGGCCGCCGCGCATCTGCTGTCGACGACCGAACTGCCGCTGGCCGCGATCGCCCGCCGCTGTGGTTTCGGCTCGACCGAAACCCTGCGCCAAGCCTTCCTCGACCATTACGACACGCCGCCGTCGGCGTACCGCCGGGTGCACCTCCGACATTCCCCCGCCTAG
- a CDS encoding Gfo/Idh/MocA family protein has translation MSRAGIVLVGLGETALTAHLPALLRHPSVRVAGLVDPVDRRRALAQERVRAPAFSDVTPFLDDPAVDGFILATPPWVTPALLDRLVRSGRCVLTGQVLATTSRAARPLSALPTEFRSRVQTGLAYRHDPALAVLRDWITRGRLGDALLVRAHIYGELRDRADPKHTERIETALGHGMPVLHEGSHVFDWLAYLFDGGPRAVEDTWAFPTRSGLGQPNVCGARLVYPKGTVVLAEFGWLASAFPHAELSVVGDRGHARLDTGSFVLDLITADGAERVEFEPDHRTRCFDLQLERFVELITGVRAEPTPDLADGLAALALSERIANLARGLMG, from the coding sequence ATGAGCCGGGCGGGGATCGTGCTGGTGGGTTTGGGCGAGACGGCGCTGACCGCGCATCTGCCCGCGTTGCTTCGGCATCCGTCGGTCCGGGTGGCAGGCCTGGTCGATCCGGTGGACCGGCGGCGGGCGCTCGCGCAGGAGCGCGTTCGCGCGCCCGCGTTCAGCGATGTGACGCCGTTCCTCGACGATCCGGCGGTCGACGGGTTCATTCTGGCCACGCCGCCGTGGGTGACCCCGGCGCTGCTCGACCGGCTTGTCCGAAGTGGACGGTGCGTGCTCACCGGCCAGGTGCTGGCGACCACCAGCCGCGCCGCGCGGCCGTTGTCCGCGCTGCCGACGGAGTTCCGGTCACGGGTGCAGACCGGGCTCGCGTACCGGCACGATCCGGCGCTCGCGGTGCTGCGTGACTGGATCACGCGCGGCAGGCTCGGCGACGCGCTGCTCGTGCGCGCCCACATCTACGGCGAACTGCGTGACCGCGCCGATCCGAAGCACACGGAACGGATCGAGACCGCGCTCGGGCACGGCATGCCGGTGCTGCACGAGGGTTCGCACGTGTTCGACTGGCTGGCGTACCTGTTCGACGGCGGCCCGCGCGCGGTCGAGGACACCTGGGCGTTCCCCACCCGCTCGGGCCTCGGTCAGCCGAACGTCTGCGGCGCCCGGCTCGTCTATCCTAAAGGGACGGTCGTGCTGGCCGAGTTCGGCTGGCTGGCAAGCGCTTTCCCGCACGCGGAGCTGAGCGTGGTCGGCGATCGCGGGCACGCCAGGCTCGACACCGGCAGCTTCGTGCTCGACCTGATCACCGCCGACGGAGCCGAGCGCGTCGAATTCGAGCCCGATCACCGCACGCGTTGTTTCGACTTGCAGCTGGAGCGTTTCGTCGAGCTGATCACCGGGGTGCGCGCCGAGCCGACGCCGGATCTCGCCGACGGGCTGGCGGCGCTCGCGCTGAGCGAGCGGATCGCGAATCTCGCCAGAGGTTTGATGGGATGA
- a CDS encoding mandelate racemase/muconate lactonizing enzyme family protein — protein MTRIAAVHTAAVDLAPDPDLVVRGARGAHDRSHFLLVRVVTTCGAEGYGEVSATPFRSGEDAASAAHFIKHVLTPALLGKELAPIGGLESLMDRALAGNPFTKAGLSTALWDVYARTLDLPLVEVLGGPYRTEVPIKLSLSGDGETLERTYAAAVAARFRAFKVRVGLGVRGDVARVARARELAGSQAFLGLDANGGWTRSQAAAALRELDVSRPAFVEQPVVPGDLEGMAAVREFGLPVVADESVFGTGDLVRVIQAAAADMVSLYVGKAGGPGRAVAMGALAAAFGLDTVVGSNGELGLGAAAQAHVACALPELSAEVPSDIIGAHYYNEDILEKPLDSNGVRVRLPDGPGLGVRPREDLVRRMR, from the coding sequence GTGACGCGCATCGCCGCTGTCCACACCGCAGCCGTCGACCTCGCCCCGGATCCCGATCTGGTGGTGCGGGGAGCCAGAGGGGCGCATGACCGGTCGCATTTCCTGCTCGTGCGGGTGGTGACCACCTGCGGGGCCGAGGGCTACGGCGAAGTGAGCGCGACCCCGTTCCGCAGCGGTGAGGACGCGGCCAGCGCGGCGCATTTCATCAAGCACGTGCTCACGCCTGCGTTGCTGGGCAAGGAACTCGCCCCGATCGGTGGCCTTGAGTCCCTGATGGACAGAGCGCTCGCCGGGAACCCGTTCACCAAGGCGGGATTGTCGACGGCGCTGTGGGACGTCTACGCGCGGACCCTGGATCTGCCGCTGGTCGAGGTGCTCGGCGGGCCGTACCGGACCGAGGTGCCGATCAAGCTTTCGCTGTCCGGCGACGGCGAAACGCTCGAGCGGACCTACGCGGCCGCGGTCGCCGCCAGGTTCCGCGCGTTCAAGGTGCGGGTCGGGCTCGGCGTGCGTGGTGACGTCGCGCGCGTGGCGCGGGCGCGGGAACTCGCAGGCTCGCAGGCGTTCCTCGGGCTGGACGCGAACGGCGGCTGGACACGTTCGCAGGCCGCGGCGGCCTTGCGCGAGCTGGACGTCTCGCGGCCCGCGTTCGTCGAGCAGCCGGTCGTGCCCGGCGACCTGGAAGGCATGGCGGCGGTGCGTGAGTTCGGGCTGCCGGTGGTCGCCGACGAGTCGGTGTTCGGCACCGGCGACCTCGTCCGCGTCATCCAAGCGGCCGCCGCGGACATGGTGAGCCTCTACGTCGGCAAGGCGGGTGGTCCCGGCCGCGCGGTCGCGATGGGCGCGCTGGCCGCCGCTTTCGGCTTGGACACCGTGGTCGGCTCCAACGGCGAACTCGGGCTCGGTGCCGCCGCGCAGGCGCACGTCGCGTGCGCGTTGCCGGAACTGAGCGCCGAGGTGCCGTCGGACATCATCGGCGCGCACTATTACAACGAAGACATTCTTGAAAAGCCTTTGGACAGCAACGGGGTTCGTGTCCGTCTCCCTGACGGACCCGGCCTCGGTGTCCGTCCTCGCGAAGACCTGGTGCGCCGCATGCGCTAG
- a CDS encoding YibE/F family protein, translating into MDRHSSADEGDNEVTGPIRRITDTPSRPVRRRPPPERQADRPRRPAARPKPAEPAEPVESPVTGHGHGHGHGHGPAAPASRRVRLLLIWLLAPLAAATVLGMIVLYPWGKAAPTSVVPQGTPVHGTITTTVTGPCLGQGEVQVGAPKPDAKPCLTVELKLTDGQSSGQPLKLTVPIEPSTPRFSTGDAIVLSYNGGKADDPSAYQIVDFQRGLPLALLAGLFAVAVIVLGRWQGVAALVALGLSFLVLALFVLPAILAGESPLLVAIVGAGVIMFIALYLTHGLSARTSVAVLGTLVSLALIGVLSAVFSAAASLTGLDDNTSNLIGSLGHGIDARGLLLAGVVIGALGVLDDVTVTQTSSVWELRRANPALSWRELYGAGLRIGRDHVGSAVNTLVMAYAGAALPVLLYSSLSGIGLGAILGSEDIAQEIVRTLAGSVGIVAAVPVTTILAALIASREPVEDLVSV; encoded by the coding sequence GTGGACCGTCATTCCAGCGCCGATGAGGGCGACAACGAGGTCACCGGCCCGATTCGCCGGATAACCGACACGCCGTCCCGTCCGGTCCGGCGACGGCCACCGCCCGAACGCCAGGCCGACCGGCCCCGCCGCCCCGCCGCGCGCCCGAAACCGGCTGAACCGGCCGAGCCCGTCGAGTCTCCGGTGACCGGGCATGGCCACGGTCACGGTCATGGGCACGGCCCGGCCGCCCCGGCGTCACGCCGCGTCCGCCTCCTGCTGATCTGGCTGCTCGCCCCGCTCGCCGCCGCGACGGTGCTCGGCATGATCGTGCTGTACCCGTGGGGCAAGGCGGCGCCGACGAGTGTCGTCCCGCAGGGCACCCCGGTGCACGGCACCATCACCACCACGGTCACCGGCCCGTGCCTCGGCCAGGGCGAGGTCCAGGTCGGCGCGCCCAAACCGGACGCCAAGCCATGCCTGACGGTCGAGCTGAAGCTGACCGACGGCCAGTCGAGCGGCCAGCCGCTCAAGCTGACCGTGCCGATCGAGCCGAGCACACCGCGGTTCAGCACGGGCGACGCGATCGTGTTGTCCTACAACGGCGGCAAGGCCGACGACCCGTCCGCGTACCAGATCGTCGACTTCCAGCGCGGGCTTCCCTTGGCACTGCTGGCCGGCCTCTTCGCGGTCGCCGTGATCGTGCTCGGCCGCTGGCAGGGCGTCGCGGCACTCGTCGCGCTCGGCCTGAGTTTCCTCGTGCTGGCGTTGTTCGTGCTGCCCGCGATCCTCGCCGGTGAGAGTCCGCTGCTGGTCGCGATCGTCGGCGCCGGGGTGATCATGTTCATCGCCCTCTATCTGACACACGGCCTGTCGGCGAGAACCTCGGTGGCCGTGCTGGGCACACTCGTCAGCCTGGCGCTGATCGGCGTGCTGTCGGCCGTGTTCTCCGCGGCCGCGTCGCTGACCGGGCTCGACGACAACACGTCCAACCTCATCGGCTCACTCGGCCACGGCATCGACGCCCGCGGTCTGCTCCTCGCCGGCGTCGTGATCGGCGCGCTCGGTGTCCTCGACGACGTGACGGTCACGCAGACCAGTTCCGTCTGGGAGCTGCGCCGCGCGAACCCGGCGCTGAGCTGGCGCGAGCTGTACGGCGCCGGCCTGCGCATCGGCCGCGACCACGTCGGCTCGGCCGTCAACACACTGGTCATGGCCTACGCGGGCGCCGCGCTCCCGGTGCTGCTGTACTCGTCGCTCTCGGGCATCGGCCTCGGCGCGATCCTCGGCTCGGAAGACATCGCGCAGGAGATCGTCCGGACGCTGGCGGGCAGCGTCGGCATCGTCGCGGCCGTCCCCGTGACGACGATCCTGGCCGCCCTGATCGCCTCCCGCGAGCCCGTCGAAGACCTCGTGAGCGTTTAG
- a CDS encoding DJ-1/PfpI family protein has product MTDEPKTIAFVLYPGLTLLDLAGPLQVLGALSELGMPYRAVTVAERKEPMGTDTPLSLLATHTFAEVPRPAAVMVPGGGAPTMRALTDETLLSYLRGAAESAEFMTSVCTGAMILGAAGLLEGREATTHWLFLESLKEFGATPARKRWVEDGPMITAAGVSAGIDLALHLVGRIAGDEVQRGVQFMIEYDPEPPLGPLDWSAPPRELFQQWMESSLRQGLEGHPELLARLLVHV; this is encoded by the coding sequence ATGACAGATGAACCCAAGACGATCGCGTTCGTCCTCTATCCGGGACTCACCCTGCTCGACCTCGCCGGCCCGCTGCAGGTGCTCGGCGCGTTGTCGGAGCTCGGGATGCCGTATCGCGCGGTGACGGTGGCCGAGCGCAAGGAGCCGATGGGCACGGACACCCCGCTGTCGCTGCTCGCCACGCACACCTTCGCCGAGGTCCCGAGGCCCGCTGCGGTGATGGTGCCCGGCGGTGGCGCGCCGACCATGCGCGCGCTCACCGACGAGACGCTGCTGTCCTATTTGCGTGGGGCGGCCGAGAGCGCGGAGTTCATGACCTCGGTGTGCACCGGGGCGATGATCCTCGGCGCGGCCGGGCTGCTCGAAGGCCGCGAGGCGACGACCCATTGGCTCTTCCTCGAGTCGCTCAAAGAGTTCGGTGCGACGCCTGCCAGGAAGCGCTGGGTGGAGGACGGCCCGATGATCACCGCGGCCGGGGTTTCGGCGGGAATCGACCTGGCACTGCATCTGGTCGGCCGCATCGCGGGAGACGAGGTGCAGCGCGGTGTCCAGTTCATGATCGAGTACGACCCGGAGCCGCCACTCGGCCCATTGGATTGGTCCGCCCCGCCGCGGGAGCTGTTCCAGCAGTGGATGGAATCTTCGCTGCGCCAAGGACTTGAGGGTCATCCCGAGCTGCTCGCGCGTTTGCTCGTGCACGTCTGA
- a CDS encoding IclR family transcriptional regulator encodes MAHESSEAGVPVAAARPASPAVDRALTVLETLVGTEEGLTLTALARTTNIPLATCASIVYTLEKRGYASRLVVGRSHFWRVTLRLYELASPLIRQEDLSEVAEPQLRLLADKLRMPAHVGVLNGASVVYVAKATSPGFIQFDTYPGKVVPFTSTALGRAIAAHLPDAQLEPLLGAAVPDPPYGHALGVFRSQLAKVRQLGYAMEDEEDEADVACLAAPFFDADGRVAGSVGVTGFTRELAGARLGIAADLVVRQAKQISAKLGC; translated from the coding sequence GTGGCGCACGAATCCAGTGAGGCGGGGGTGCCCGTCGCCGCGGCCCGCCCGGCCTCGCCCGCCGTCGATCGGGCGCTCACGGTGCTGGAGACGCTGGTGGGAACGGAAGAGGGACTGACGCTGACCGCGCTCGCGCGCACCACCAACATCCCGCTCGCCACCTGTGCGTCGATCGTTTACACACTCGAAAAGCGGGGCTACGCGAGCAGGCTGGTCGTCGGCAGGAGCCATTTCTGGCGGGTGACTTTGCGGTTGTACGAACTCGCGTCACCCTTGATCCGGCAGGAGGATTTATCCGAAGTTGCCGAACCGCAATTACGCCTGTTGGCGGACAAACTGCGCATGCCCGCTCATGTCGGTGTGCTGAACGGCGCTTCGGTGGTCTATGTCGCGAAGGCGACGAGTCCCGGTTTCATCCAGTTCGACACCTATCCCGGCAAGGTGGTGCCGTTCACTTCCACCGCGCTCGGCAGGGCGATCGCCGCGCATCTGCCGGACGCGCAGCTCGAACCGCTGCTCGGCGCCGCGGTGCCGGACCCGCCGTACGGCCACGCGCTGGGGGTTTTCCGCTCGCAGCTCGCCAAGGTGCGGCAATTGGGCTACGCCATGGAGGACGAAGAAGACGAAGCGGATGTCGCCTGTTTGGCGGCACCGTTCTTCGACGCGGACGGCCGCGTCGCCGGTTCGGTCGGGGTCACCGGGTTCACCCGCGAGCTCGCCGGCGCCAGGCTCGGCATCGCCGCCGATCTCGTTGTGCGCCAGGCGAAGCAGATTTCCGCCAAGCTCGGCTGCTGA